In Erigeron canadensis isolate Cc75 chromosome 1, C_canadensis_v1, whole genome shotgun sequence, a single window of DNA contains:
- the LOC122579145 gene encoding glucomannan 4-beta-mannosyltransferase 1-like, whose amino-acid sequence MRNLFRAEPGVGATPDFKGSFTDVWQNMRVTMVIPPLTIAICICATMSIMMFIERVYMTVVVLLVKFTGKKKYTQYKLEALKEDLEQNRSYPMVLVQIPMYNEKEVYKLSIGSVCSLKWPSDRLIVQVLDDSTNEVLRALVELECKKWMQRGVNVKYETRNNRNGYKAGALREGLNKDYVLDCEFVVIFDADFQPEEDFLWRSVPYLLENPELALVQARWKFVNADECLMTRLQEMSLSYHFAVEQEVGSSTCQFFGFNGTAGVWRLRAIEDAGGWKDRTTVEDMDLAVRASLKGWKFVFVGDLEVKNELPSTFKAYRFQQHRWSCGPANLFRKMTKEIIACERVSFYKKFHVIYAFFFVRKIIAHWVTFFFYCVVIPICIMVPEVHLPKPIAIYIPATITILNSSCTLRSLHLLVFWILFENVMSFHRSKATIIGLLGANRVNEWVVTEKLGNATKQKTNVVRPQKKPRSRFGEKLLFSELLMGLFLLYVACYDMIFGKDHMFVYLLLQAGAFFTVGVGYVGITTS is encoded by the exons ATGAGAAACTTGTTTCGTGCAGAGCCTGGAGTGGGCGCAACCCCTGATTTTAAAGGAAGTTTCACTGATGTATGGCAGAATATGAGGGTCACAATGGTGATACCACCACTGACTATTGCAATTTGTATATGTGCGACAATGTCTATTATGATGTTCATTGAACGGGTTTATATGACTGTCGTGGTTCTTTTGGTGAAGTTCACTGGTAAGAAAAAGTACACACAATATAAACTTGAAGCACTGAAAGAAGATCTGGAGCAGAACAGAAGTTATCCCATGGTGTTAGTTCAGATACCTATGTACAACGAAAAAGAG GTGTACAAGCTCTCCATTGGATCTGTGTGTTCACTTAAATGGCCATCGGATCGTCTCATAGTTCAAGTTCTTGATGATTCCACCAATGAAGTCCTAAGG GCATTGGTGGAATTGGAGTGCAAAAAGTGGATGCAGAGAGGAGTGAATGTGAAATACGAGACAAGAAACAACAGAAATGGATACAAAGCCGGCGCACTGCGTGAAGGTTTAAATAAAGATTATGTACTTGATTGCGAATTTGTGGTCATATTTGATGCCGATTTCCAGCCAGAAGAAGATTTTCTTTGGAGGTCTGTACCTTATCTTCTTGAAAATCCAGAACTCGCTTTGGTACAGGCTCGATGGAAATTTG TAAACGCTGATGAATGTCTCATGACTCGGCTGCAAGAGATGTCACTATCCTATCATTTTGCTGTTGAGCAAGAAGTCGGGTCATCAACTTGTCAGTTTTTTGGGTTCAATG GGACTGCGGGTGTTTGGCGTTTAAGAGCCATTGAAGATGCTGGTGGCTGGAAAGATCGAACCACTGTGGAGGACATGGATCTTGCAGTTCGGGCCAGCCTAAAGGGGTGGAAATTTGTGTTTGTTGGGGATTTAGAG GTCAAAAATGAACTCCCGAGTACCTTCAAAGCTTATCGATTTCAACAACATCGATGGTCGTGTGGTCCAGCTAATCTGTTCAGAAAAATGACCAAAGAAATTATTGCTTGTGAG AGAGTATCCTTCTACAAGAAGTTTCACGTCATCTACGCATTCTTCTTTGTAAGGAAGATCATAGCACATTGGGTTACCTTTTTCTTCTATTGTGTAGTTATCCCAATATGCATAATGGTACCTGAAGTTCATCTTCCAAAACCGATAGCCATATATATACCAGCAACAATCACCATTTTGAACTCATCATGCACCCTAAG GTCATTGCATCTTCTTGTCTTTTGGATCCTGTTTGAGAATGTCATGTCTTTCCATCGATCCAAGGCAACGATTATAGGACTCCTAGGAGCCAACAGAGTCAACGAGTGGGTCGTGACTGAAAAACTTGGGAATGCAACAAAGCAAAAAACCAACGTTGTTAGGCCACAAAAGAAACCACGTTCACGCTTTGGAGAGAA GCTTCTCTTCTCGGAGTTGTTAATGGGATTGTTCCTGCTATATGTAGCCTGCTATGACATGATCTTTGGGAAGGATCACATGTTTGTTTATCTGTTACTACAAGCAGGCGCGTTCTTCACTGTTGGAGTTGGGTATGTCGGTATAACAACCAGTTAA